The following are from one region of the Littorina saxatilis isolate snail1 linkage group LG4, US_GU_Lsax_2.0, whole genome shotgun sequence genome:
- the LOC138964903 gene encoding threonine-rich protein-like isoform X1 has product MNTITKKMVRLLFIALVVVAARAATVPPLPDTTQDVIPDTSSQAPPDIVDSSSSAPPPLVTDTLAPVVSSSAPDVTSDTPDVTTDAPVTTDATSDAPVVTTDAPDVITAAPHVTTAAPTDAPSVACNTTLVEIQLVYNFTNSPDFRHLSENQQIFLYEVLAAAEACRLRTFISPETMQRTFLLTEDLPLKYVYTFISFLARSMEREGIVVPV; this is encoded by the exons ATGGTGCGTCTTCTTTTCATTGCTCTCGTCGTCGTCGCGGCTCGCGCTGCCACCGTCCCCCCTCTTCCTGACACCACCCAAGATGTCATCCCAGATACGTCGTCACAGGCACCCCCAGACATCGTGGACTCCAGCTCATCCGCTCCTCCTCCCCTTGTCACCGACACCCTCGCCCCTGTCGTCAGCAGCTCCGCACCTGACGTCACCAGTGACACTCCTGACGTCACCACTGACGCCCCTGTCACCACTGACGCCACCAGTGACGCTCCTGTCGTCACCACTGACGCCCCTGACGTCATCACGGCCGCCCCTCACGTCACCACGGCCGCCCCAACAGACGCGCCCAGTGTGGCGTGCAACACGACCCTGGTGGAGATCCAGCTGGTGTACAACTTCACCAACTCCCCTGACTTCAGGCACCTGAGCGAGAACCAGCAGATCTTCCTGTATGAGGTGCTGGCGGCCGCCGAGGCCTGCAGGCTGAGGACCTTCATCAGCCCTGAGACCATGCAAAGAACCTTCCTGCTTACCGAGG ACTTGCCCTTGAAATACGTGTACACATTTATCAGCTTCCTCGCAAGG AGCATGGAGAGGGAAGGAATCGTTGTACCCGTTTAG
- the LOC138964903 gene encoding threonine-rich protein-like isoform X2 — protein MVRLLFIALVVVAARAATVPPLPDTTQDVIPDTSSQAPPDIVDSSSSAPPPLVTDTLAPVVSSSAPDVTSDTPDVTTDAPVTTDATSDAPVVTTDAPDVITAAPHVTTAAPTDAPSVACNTTLVEIQLVYNFTNSPDFRHLSENQQIFLYEVLAAAEACRLRTFISPETMQRTFLLTEDLPLKYVYTFISFLARSMEREGIVVPV, from the exons ATGGTGCGTCTTCTTTTCATTGCTCTCGTCGTCGTCGCGGCTCGCGCTGCCACCGTCCCCCCTCTTCCTGACACCACCCAAGATGTCATCCCAGATACGTCGTCACAGGCACCCCCAGACATCGTGGACTCCAGCTCATCCGCTCCTCCTCCCCTTGTCACCGACACCCTCGCCCCTGTCGTCAGCAGCTCCGCACCTGACGTCACCAGTGACACTCCTGACGTCACCACTGACGCCCCTGTCACCACTGACGCCACCAGTGACGCTCCTGTCGTCACCACTGACGCCCCTGACGTCATCACGGCCGCCCCTCACGTCACCACGGCCGCCCCAACAGACGCGCCCAGTGTGGCGTGCAACACGACCCTGGTGGAGATCCAGCTGGTGTACAACTTCACCAACTCCCCTGACTTCAGGCACCTGAGCGAGAACCAGCAGATCTTCCTGTATGAGGTGCTGGCGGCCGCCGAGGCCTGCAGGCTGAGGACCTTCATCAGCCCTGAGACCATGCAAAGAACCTTCCTGCTTACCGAGG ACTTGCCCTTGAAATACGTGTACACATTTATCAGCTTCCTCGCAAGG AGCATGGAGAGGGAAGGAATCGTTGTACCCGTTTAG